One part of the Actinomyces howellii genome encodes these proteins:
- the dcd gene encoding dCTP deaminase: MLLSDRDIRAELDAGRVRLDPYDPQMIQPASIDVRLDRWFRLFDNHRYPVIDPAARQDHLTHLVDVGPDEPFVLHPGEFVLGATYERIGLPDDVAARLEGKSSLGRLGLLTHSTAGFIDPGFSGHVTLELSNTATMPIKLWPGMKVGQLCFFRLSSPAEAPYGHGASGSRYQGQRGPTASRSHQSFHRLRIAEAGVRGHDLTPHDEETPS, translated from the coding sequence GTGCTGCTCTCCGACCGCGACATCCGTGCCGAGCTCGATGCAGGGCGCGTCCGGCTCGACCCCTACGACCCGCAGATGATCCAGCCCGCGTCGATCGACGTGCGCCTGGACCGGTGGTTCCGGTTGTTCGACAACCACCGCTACCCGGTCATCGACCCGGCGGCCCGCCAGGATCACCTCACCCACCTCGTCGACGTCGGCCCTGACGAGCCCTTCGTCCTCCACCCCGGTGAGTTCGTCCTCGGGGCGACCTACGAGCGGATCGGCCTGCCCGACGACGTCGCCGCACGGCTGGAGGGCAAGTCGAGCCTGGGCCGTCTGGGCCTGCTCACCCACTCCACGGCAGGCTTCATCGACCCGGGCTTCAGCGGCCACGTCACCTTGGAGCTGTCGAACACCGCCACCATGCCGATCAAGCTCTGGCCAGGCATGAAGGTGGGACAGCTGTGCTTCTTCCGCTTGTCGAGCCCCGCCGAGGCCCCCTACGGGCACGGCGCCTCCGGCTCGCGCTACCAGGGCCAGCGCGGCCCGACCGCCTCGCGCTCCCACCAGTCCTTCCATCGCCTGCGGATCGCGGAGGCCGGGGTCCGCGGCCATGACCTCACCCCCCACGACGAGGAGACTCCCTCATGA
- a CDS encoding TM2 domain-containing protein: MSSQDHTQDDAYPSGGSPLPTGSELTPYGEAQPYVEAGGPDPYAQAGYDQAYPQAGYDQAYPQAGYDQAYPQAGYDQAYPQAGYGDPYAQAGGGDPYSQSGYGDPYAQAGGGDPYSQSGHGQPYAQPAYAQPAYGKSKVAAGILGILLGTLGIHNFYLGYTGKAVAQLLISLLSCGMLIWVSAIWGLVEGILILVAQPGTRPWGVDAQGVPLRD, encoded by the coding sequence ATGTCCTCCCAGGACCACACCCAGGATGATGCCTACCCGTCTGGAGGCTCGCCGCTGCCCACGGGCTCCGAGCTGACCCCCTACGGCGAGGCCCAGCCCTACGTCGAGGCGGGCGGCCCCGACCCGTATGCCCAGGCGGGCTATGACCAGGCCTACCCCCAGGCGGGCTATGACCAGGCCTACCCCCAGGCGGGCTATGACCAGGCCTACCCCCAGGCGGGCTATGACCAGGCCTACCCCCAGGCGGGCTACGGCGATCCCTACGCCCAGGCCGGTGGCGGTGACCCGTACTCCCAGTCCGGCTACGGTGATCCCTACGCCCAGGCCGGTGGCGGTGACCCGTATTCCCAGTCCGGCCACGGCCAGCCGTACGCCCAGCCCGCCTACGCCCAGCCCGCCTACGGGAAGTCGAAGGTGGCCGCCGGTATCCTCGGGATCCTGCTGGGTACCCTGGGCATCCACAACTTCTACCTGGGATACACCGGCAAGGCCGTCGCCCAGCTGCTCATCTCGCTGCTCTCCTGCGGCATGCTCATCTGGGTCTCCGCGATCTGGGGGCTCGTCGAGGGCATCCTCATCCTGGTCGCCCAGCCCGGCACGCGCCCCTGGGGCGTGGACGCGCAGGGCGTGCCCCTGCGGGACTGA
- a CDS encoding DUF805 domain-containing protein, whose amino-acid sequence MTSPTPDPYSQQPGGYPQAGADQQPSYPQQPGYSQPAYGGQQGYAQPGYGQQGYGQPGIGLDSIPPELAPADVGFGEAFKRFWKRYAQFKGAASRSEFWWAYLALMLVSLIPLVLVMIGAASAAGSQEYDPVTGEYTVSDSGAGALVIFSTIGWLLSAVLSLATIVPGIALYVRRMHDSGKPGLFVLLGLIPGVGGLILLVLAAMPTNRAAWQREWFV is encoded by the coding sequence ATGACCTCCCCGACCCCCGACCCCTACAGCCAGCAGCCAGGAGGGTACCCCCAGGCGGGGGCCGACCAGCAGCCCTCCTACCCTCAGCAGCCGGGCTACAGCCAGCCGGCCTACGGTGGGCAGCAGGGCTACGCGCAGCCGGGCTACGGACAGCAGGGCTACGGACAGCCTGGAATCGGCCTCGACAGCATCCCGCCCGAGCTCGCTCCCGCCGACGTCGGCTTCGGTGAGGCCTTCAAGCGGTTCTGGAAGCGCTACGCCCAGTTCAAGGGGGCGGCCTCCCGCTCGGAGTTCTGGTGGGCCTACCTCGCCCTCATGCTCGTGTCCCTCATCCCGTTGGTGCTCGTGATGATCGGGGCAGCCTCCGCCGCCGGCTCCCAGGAGTACGACCCCGTGACCGGGGAGTACACGGTCTCCGACTCCGGTGCGGGTGCGCTCGTCATCTTCAGCACGATCGGCTGGCTCCTGTCTGCGGTCTTGAGCCTGGCGACCATCGTGCCCGGAATCGCGCTCTACGTGCGCCGGATGCACGACTCGGGCAAGCCCGGCCTGTTCGTCCTTCTCGGCCTTATTCCTGGAGTCGGAGGACTCATCCTCCTTGTGCTCGCTGCGATGCCGACCAACCGCGCTGCCTGGCAGCGCGAGTGGTTCGTCTGA
- a CDS encoding M50 family metallopeptidase — MLDTAAAPGRVPAALGDDLLARTLPTAPPQTTTLWPALVLVTLVYLLPSARRWGRAVTTVVHEAGHATAGVLTGRRFHGFVVERNLAGSAVTSGRSHGPARIMTTWAGYPAPAVLGAVMVGAALSGWSGPLLVVVLLALVVLLVMSRSMRTIGLVVLIGALTAALWWWGDALGTMALRAGLVAGAGMVLLVGAWDSLADVARSRDGAQDHRTLTELTRVPSALWLASWFLVDAAATALVGWWVWTGLP; from the coding sequence ATGCTGGACACCGCTGCCGCACCCGGCCGCGTCCCTGCTGCTCTCGGGGACGACCTGCTCGCCCGGACCCTGCCGACGGCGCCGCCGCAGACGACCACCCTGTGGCCGGCGCTCGTCCTCGTCACCCTCGTCTACCTCCTGCCCTCGGCGCGCCGATGGGGCCGGGCGGTGACGACGGTGGTTCACGAGGCGGGCCACGCGACGGCGGGCGTGCTCACGGGCCGGCGTTTTCACGGCTTCGTCGTCGAGCGCAACCTCGCGGGCAGCGCGGTGACCTCCGGGCGGTCCCACGGCCCGGCACGGATCATGACGACCTGGGCGGGCTACCCGGCCCCTGCGGTCCTCGGTGCGGTCATGGTGGGCGCCGCCCTGTCCGGGTGGAGCGGGCCCCTGCTCGTCGTCGTGCTCCTTGCCCTCGTCGTCCTGCTCGTCATGTCCCGCTCGATGCGCACCATCGGGCTCGTCGTGCTCATCGGCGCGCTGACCGCGGCGCTGTGGTGGTGGGGGGACGCCCTGGGCACCATGGCGCTGCGGGCGGGCCTCGTGGCGGGAGCGGGCATGGTCCTTCTCGTCGGGGCGTGGGACTCCCTGGCCGACGTCGCCCGCTCCCGGGACGGTGCGCAGGACCACCGGACCCTGACCGAGCTGACCCGTGTCCCCTCAGCGCTGTGGTTGGCGAGCTGGTTCCTCGTCGACGCGGCCGCGACGGCGCTGGTCGGCTGGTGGGTGTGGACAGGGCTCCCATGA
- a CDS encoding DDE-type integrase/transposase/recombinase, translating into MRRDFAAQPPNRRWVVDFTYVRTWSGFCYTAFVMDLHSRRVVGWATSTRMDTDLALGALEQAIWQRKDREGRSLAGLVHRCDHGSQCLSICYADRLAEEGIDPSTGAVGSSYDNAAAEALNKSYKRELVWPRTWRAAMTWRPPPAPGSTGTTTSGLTAPTPTSCRRQPPRTTTTITPPSRPPLRRDYPPSTKPGTVR; encoded by the coding sequence GTGCGCCGAGACTTCGCCGCGCAGCCTCCCAATCGGCGGTGGGTCGTCGACTTCACCTATGTCCGTACCTGGTCGGGGTTCTGCTACACCGCCTTCGTGATGGACCTGCACTCGCGTCGGGTCGTGGGGTGGGCGACCTCTACCCGGATGGACACCGACCTCGCCCTGGGCGCCCTGGAGCAGGCCATCTGGCAGCGCAAGGACCGTGAGGGACGCTCCCTGGCCGGTCTCGTCCACCGCTGCGACCACGGCTCGCAGTGCCTGTCGATCTGCTACGCCGACCGCCTCGCCGAGGAGGGGATCGACCCGTCCACCGGGGCGGTGGGGTCGTCGTACGACAACGCCGCCGCCGAGGCCCTGAACAAGTCCTACAAGCGCGAGCTCGTGTGGCCCCGGACCTGGAGGGCCGCGATGACCTGGAGGCCGCCACCAGCGCCTGGGTCAACTGGTACAACCACGTCCGGCCTCACCGCACCAACCCCGACGAGCTGCCGCCGGCAGCCGCCGAGAACCACTACGACGATCACACCACCGTCGCGGCCCCCGCTACGGCGTGACTACCCACCCTCCACGAAGCCCGGGACGGTCCGGTGA
- a CDS encoding NUDIX domain-containing protein, which yields MHERTRHLEPQVPGPLVVAAAVLDSLDAPRSLLCAARAYPVEHAGQYELPGGKVEPGEAPLSALARELDEELSMGVRIGPEVEPPAPLAVPAPRDGAASGDTAPAWPVLHGFRMRVWMTEPAGTGGRPRPGGSHEQVRWVPLDSVLDLPWLPADRPILEAVLSRARTSGTPRDPLAPALPPPAVDGGDHQPGI from the coding sequence ATGCACGAGCGCACCCGCCACCTCGAGCCCCAGGTCCCCGGCCCCCTCGTCGTGGCCGCGGCCGTCCTGGACTCGTTGGACGCACCGAGGTCCCTCCTGTGCGCCGCGAGAGCCTACCCGGTCGAGCACGCCGGCCAGTACGAGCTGCCCGGGGGCAAGGTGGAGCCGGGCGAGGCCCCGCTCAGCGCCCTGGCCCGTGAGCTGGACGAGGAGCTGAGCATGGGGGTCCGGATCGGCCCGGAGGTCGAGCCGCCCGCGCCGCTGGCGGTCCCCGCCCCTCGGGACGGGGCCGCCAGCGGCGACACCGCACCGGCCTGGCCCGTGCTGCACGGTTTTCGCATGCGGGTGTGGATGACCGAGCCCGCCGGCACCGGCGGCCGCCCACGGCCGGGCGGCTCCCACGAGCAGGTGCGGTGGGTGCCCCTGGACTCCGTCCTCGACCTGCCCTGGTTGCCGGCAGACCGTCCCATCCTCGAGGCGGTCCTCAGCCGTGCGCGCACCTCGGGCACGCCACGCGATCCTCTGGCTCCGGCCCTCCCGCCTCCCGCGGTCGACGGAGGCGACCACCAGCCGGGGATCTGA
- a CDS encoding TetR/AcrR family transcriptional regulator has product MPKIIGGSLAEHRERTRHALFHALDDLMSELSFDKITLSDVAAHAGVGRTAVYNHFADKEDLLLAFMEHTTAQYAEELGRALAGTQDPIDRLRVYVRQQALIKRSYHFPTGGALSSAVSHSTAGRLRAHAGHTAQLLTQILSDAIEQGVIPHQDVSQVIPLIHACVMGGRPTPAEPAERAAYLDALDTFVLRAVGATPPDHPVPTTAEAQAVECSGAAEPA; this is encoded by the coding sequence ATGCCGAAGATCATCGGGGGATCACTCGCCGAGCACCGCGAGCGCACACGACACGCCCTGTTCCACGCCCTGGACGACCTCATGAGCGAGCTCTCCTTCGACAAGATCACCCTGTCCGACGTCGCCGCCCACGCCGGCGTGGGCCGCACGGCCGTCTACAACCACTTCGCCGACAAGGAGGACCTCCTCCTGGCCTTCATGGAGCACACGACGGCGCAGTACGCCGAGGAGCTCGGGCGAGCGCTGGCCGGCACCCAGGACCCGATTGACCGTCTGCGCGTCTACGTGCGTCAGCAGGCGCTTATCAAGCGCAGCTACCACTTCCCCACCGGCGGCGCCCTGTCCAGCGCCGTCTCGCACAGCACCGCGGGCCGCCTGCGTGCCCACGCCGGGCACACGGCCCAGCTGCTCACCCAGATCCTGTCCGACGCCATCGAGCAGGGAGTGATCCCCCACCAGGACGTCTCCCAGGTCATCCCCCTCATCCACGCCTGCGTCATGGGAGGACGGCCCACGCCCGCCGAGCCGGCGGAGCGCGCCGCCTACCTCGATGCTCTTGACACCTTCGTCCTGCGCGCCGTCGGCGCCACCCCGCCCGACCACCCGGTGCCCACGACCGCGGAGGCACAGGCGGTCGAGTGCTCGGGAGCCGCCGAGCCGGCCTGA
- a CDS encoding VWA domain-containing protein, whose protein sequence is MTLEPLFGWIPVVIVVVAAAAALTRSASWLLGRGGEPGSRAAWWRRAVLCCVLVLLLAGPSLPTHEKVTVSNVEIFLVVDRTGSMAAEDWAGGPDAGGGVRLDGVKQDLTAIKDAYPSASFSILALDSTAARELPLTTDLDAVSSWIDSLSQEVTDRSSGSSLERALPLLTSSLDSAAGATPENARLVYILSDGEATDDGAGAAEASAAGLSWSALGPLVDGGAVLGYGTPEGGRMREFTGWGQTTDQPYIQDPATGQDAVSVPDTALLETVAQDLGITYLQRTGGPDDAPTSAFTDQDVDAVLSDGRQRRRARQYLTWPLGLTAAGLLLWEAVALARADLGLRDLSRATAAAVRKGGRP, encoded by the coding sequence ATGACCCTCGAGCCCCTGTTCGGCTGGATACCGGTCGTCATCGTCGTCGTGGCCGCTGCCGCCGCCCTCACGCGCTCGGCCTCCTGGCTGCTGGGGCGGGGCGGCGAGCCCGGATCGCGCGCGGCGTGGTGGCGCCGTGCGGTGCTGTGCTGCGTGCTCGTCCTGCTCCTGGCCGGACCGAGCCTGCCGACCCACGAGAAGGTGACGGTGTCGAACGTCGAGATCTTCCTCGTCGTCGACCGCACCGGCTCGATGGCGGCCGAGGACTGGGCCGGAGGGCCCGATGCGGGTGGTGGCGTGCGCCTGGACGGTGTCAAGCAGGACCTGACCGCCATCAAGGACGCCTACCCGAGCGCCTCCTTCAGCATCCTCGCCCTGGACTCCACCGCCGCCCGGGAGCTGCCCCTGACCACCGACCTCGACGCGGTGTCCTCCTGGATCGACTCCCTGAGCCAGGAGGTGACCGACCGCTCCAGCGGGTCCTCCCTTGAGCGGGCCCTGCCCCTGCTCACCTCGAGCCTCGACAGCGCGGCGGGAGCGACACCGGAGAACGCTCGGCTCGTCTACATCCTGTCGGACGGCGAGGCCACGGACGACGGGGCCGGCGCCGCCGAGGCCAGTGCTGCCGGGCTGTCCTGGTCGGCTCTGGGACCCCTCGTCGACGGGGGCGCCGTGCTCGGCTACGGCACCCCAGAGGGCGGGCGGATGCGGGAGTTCACCGGATGGGGCCAGACCACGGACCAGCCGTACATCCAGGACCCGGCCACCGGTCAGGACGCCGTCTCCGTGCCGGACACGGCCCTGCTCGAGACCGTGGCGCAGGACCTGGGGATCACCTACCTCCAGCGCACCGGCGGCCCCGACGACGCCCCGACCTCCGCATTCACCGACCAGGACGTCGACGCGGTCCTGTCCGACGGCCGCCAGCGCCGGCGCGCACGTCAGTACCTCACCTGGCCCCTCGGGCTGACCGCCGCCGGCCTGCTCCTGTGGGAGGCGGTCGCCCTGGCGCGTGCCGACCTCGGCCTGAGGGACCTCAGTCGTGCCACCGCTGCCGCCGTGCGTAAGGGGGGAAGGCCATGA